Sequence from the Maribellus comscasis genome:
TTCAAAGGTTACTTTTAAAAAGAGTGAAATTAATTCTGAAACGATTACAAAGTATCATATTGGTGCTTTTGGGCGTGTTGGTGCCGGAAAGATTTTTGTTCAGCCGGAAGCGTATTTTAGTGCAAAAGGCGGTGAACTGGAAGGCGGAAATGTACTTGATGTTGCGTCAGAGTTTGACTTTAATACTCTAGATGTTCCTCTGTTGCTTGGAATCAAGATAATTGATGGCGAAAAAGCCAATGTACGTTTGATGGGAGGCCCCGTCTTTAGTTTTTTAACTTCCAAGGATGTAGACGGTGATGAACTTTTGGATCCGGAATATTACAAAGACCAGTATGTAGGTTTACAATATGGTATTGGTGCCGATATTTTTGGCTTCACACTGGATTTCCGTATGGAGAACAGCTCAAATATGTATAAACATATGGATTCCGATTTGAATGCAAAAAATCAGACTTTTATGATTTCAGTAGGATATAAGATATTTTAAAAAATAGCCTGAAAATAACCTGAAAAACACTTTCGTTTACGGAGGTGTTTTTTATTTGGCCGAAACAACACATCTGAATCCTAAATGCGACATTCCTGAATCTTCTGTACTTTTCATCCGGGCGGCGGCACGATATCCCGAGCAATAAGAGTCGTTACACAAAAAAGAACCTCCTCTGATAACTCTTTTTCTGGCATTGGGCTCCATCGGGTCGTAACTTGTTTTTGGTCCGTCCGGATTATCGGCAACTTTTCCTGCATCAAAAGTTTTGTAGTACTCATGATGGTACAAATCGTGGCACCATTCCCACACATTTCCGGCCATGTCGTACAAGCCAAAATCATTGGGCTGGTATTGTTTTACAGGAGCGAGGTTCTCAAAGCCGTCAAATTGTGTGTTTAAAACCGGGAACTCACCATCCCAGCTGTTCGCTTTTGGCATTCCTTCCGAAACCAACTCAAAGCCCCAGGCATATACATAATCATCGTGACCACCACGAGCTGCATATTCCCATTCGGCCTCGGTGGGCAATCGTTTGCCGGCCCATTTGGCATATGCATTTGCGTCTTCCCAGCTTACGTGAACAACCGGGTAGTTTTCCAGGCCTTCGAGATTGCTATCCGGCCCATGTGGATGTTTCCAGTCTGCACCTTTTATCCAGCTCCACCAGTTGGAGACATCATTTAAGTTTACCCTGTGCCCCGGAGGTGTAAAAACCAGGGAAGCAGCTTTTAACTGCTCATCATCCGGTTTGGGAGTTCCGGGCGGAAGTTGTTTTCTCATCTTTTCCCAGTCGATATCTTTTTCTGCTGTGGTAATGTATCCGGTTTCATCCACAAATTGTTTAAATTGTGCATTTGTAACCGGGTGCGGATCCATAAAAAATGATGAAATCTTTACCGGATGAACGGGATATTCGTCTTCCCGCGCAAAACGTGCATCACGCGCTCCCATATTAAATTCTCCACCGGGAATAAACAACATTCCTTCAAGATTGGGATTTTTTTCAATTATTGAATCAATATTGATTTGAGATTCTGACCTTGTATTTGGAAGAGAAAATCTGTCGGGAACATTTATACAACAGTCTTCAATACTATCTGCCGAATTTGTTTCCACAGACGATTGATTATTTTTTTCGGTTTGTGAATTATTTTTCTTTTGTCCGCAAAATTGAAATAGTAAAAGTACAGATAATGCCAAAAACAAAAATTTGCCTTTCATTTTGTAGTTGTTTTAGTTTTGAACCAGTTTTTGGGATTCAATTGTTTTTTGTATTTGGCAAATAATTCTTTTCCAACCAATAATCCTCCGCTCCAAAACACAACTTCCATTAGCACTATACTTGTGGTTGAAAGTATAACTTTTGTTTTTGTTGGTAACTCGAATAAGGGGATAATAAAAGTGGCTCCGAAAAATACTCCG
This genomic interval carries:
- a CDS encoding porin family protein, whose product is MKKLTVVSLLLLFVISVSAQPIFNLGLKGGLNNSKVTFKKSEINSETITKYHIGAFGRVGAGKIFVQPEAYFSAKGGELEGGNVLDVASEFDFNTLDVPLLLGIKIIDGEKANVRLMGGPVFSFLTSKDVDGDELLDPEYYKDQYVGLQYGIGADIFGFTLDFRMENSSNMYKHMDSDLNAKNQTFMISVGYKIF
- a CDS encoding formylglycine-generating enzyme family protein, translating into MKGKFLFLALSVLLLFQFCGQKKNNSQTEKNNQSSVETNSADSIEDCCINVPDRFSLPNTRSESQINIDSIIEKNPNLEGMLFIPGGEFNMGARDARFAREDEYPVHPVKISSFFMDPHPVTNAQFKQFVDETGYITTAEKDIDWEKMRKQLPPGTPKPDDEQLKAASLVFTPPGHRVNLNDVSNWWSWIKGADWKHPHGPDSNLEGLENYPVVHVSWEDANAYAKWAGKRLPTEAEWEYAARGGHDDYVYAWGFELVSEGMPKANSWDGEFPVLNTQFDGFENLAPVKQYQPNDFGLYDMAGNVWEWCHDLYHHEYYKTFDAGKVADNPDGPKTSYDPMEPNARKRVIRGGSFLCNDSYCSGYRAAARMKSTEDSGMSHLGFRCVVSAK
- a CDS encoding transporter suffix domain-containing protein produces the protein MKKKNWQIKLGIFLMIFSGVFFGATFIIPLFELPTKTKVILSTTSIVLMEVVFWSGGLLVGKELFAKYKKQLNPKNWFKTKTTTK